In the Rhododendron vialii isolate Sample 1 chromosome 2a, ASM3025357v1 genome, CGGTTGGAAACTAGGGGTAGTCGTGAATatggtaagtttttttttaaaattataatatTATGTAGAGTGTCTCGGGTCAGCTTGCGTGCACCTCGAACTAATCCCTGCAGCCCCTCCCATAGTCATTTCACATGCTTACGCATGAGGTGAAGTGGCCCCAAAAATTGTTGGCAAGgaaaattgaatttgaaattttaagatGGAGCATACACCTAACCGTTTATAACGCTAATGGAAAGCTAGAGGGATCAAAAATAGAGCGGGTTAGACCAAGTGGTCATGGAAGGGGAAAAAAGTTTTCAATGCAACGGTTATATATTTATAACGTTCTTTCACATGATGTAGACCCTATGTATGTACGTATGAGTCCCATCTCATGAGTGGAGGGCAGTACAAATACAAATAACCGTTGCGTTGAAAGTTTTCTCTAATGTAACAAAATAACGACGTTTGAGTTGTGTGtttgtatgtttttttatcCGTTGAGATAATCCTGAAAATTTTAAGAGGCATccctgtttcttttttggtaacttAGAGTGTTGGTGGCACTTGGTGCTAGCTTACTTGGGTGGGCTGCAAATCAACCAAGCAGTTCgtgagctcggctcggcttgttttTAGTAAACGAGCTCAGCTTAATTGAGATTCAATTTTCGAAACGAGCCGAGTAGGGCTCGGCTCTTTAAGAGAGACTCGTTTCGATTAAAAatgctcgtttaataaatgactaacaagCCGAGCGGaagctcaagtttttggctcgtttcaAGCTCGACAAAAcacggctcggctcgtttgccgCCCTACTCAGCTCTTGACTGTAATTTCATGAAATCAATCTCACCGTTCACTTGCGATGGCACATTTAAATTCGAGATAAAACTCTTTACGGACTTGTACCATAGCTTTCTCCATTTAATACGTAACATTCTACATCACATTATACTCCTATGTTAATTGTTCTGTGTTCTGAAAAGAGTGAATATCGTACAGTCATACAAATGGGCAGGGACTGCAATTTAATTTACGAACCCCTTTGAATATGGGACGTACAATTGCAGAAAAATATTTGTACCATGTCTCAGGAATGAGGAATTTAAATCTGGCCAAACAATAAATGGAGATCGACCCTGAAGATTGCCCCACAAAAATAACGTGACCTCCACAATTGTACTTCTATACGTACCCCTTTTTGCATACCTTTAATTTTTCAGATTAAATTATTTCCAAGATTTCCGCCACTCACTGTACAGCCTTACCGAGTAATCGTTGTAGTAATCTGAATCATTCATCTTATAGATACGGTCATGGatagtttaacttaaaaaactaGTGACATAATTAGGCCATctgttttataaaccaaaattcaattttatttatttgagaCTCGTTCGTGCCACCAAAAATTCGAGAAAGAAAAAGTGTATCCTTTATACTTTCATTTGATTTGTACTCTCTCCCCTTATAAAGTTCTTATTAAGATTTCAAATACACATGTTGAAGCTTCTGACAGGAATGTCTTTCTGAGGCGACTAATTGTTGGGTTACCTATCCTCATCTACGCTGCCCTCTGGTTAGTCTGTTTCGGCAGTAACGTGTTGGGTGCTTTGTGCTCGCATTTAGGGCTTAGGCATTAGTTTTGCTCTTTATGACTATTGTTTATTCTTTATCTCTGTATTAGATTGTAATCGTGTGGAGCCGTATGGCTTTTACCTATGAATGaatttcggattaaaaaaaaagatttcaaatacGCAATATTCATCTTGATTTTAACTTGGATAACAATCAAAAATTATTGCATTTTGCAGCTAATTGCAAGTTAAAGGTTTTTCTCTTACGAGATCTAGCCCCTTCTAAAATGAAATCCTGGCTCCACcctgtttgttttgattttaacaCACTTCCACTAATTCAATTAATCAAAGAGAAGGGGGAAATTTgactttcaaatttaaaaaaaaaaaaaaaggagggtgaaaattcacatctctctctctctctctccaaggcAGAGTGAGAGAATTGTGATTGGTGTGGTCCAAGAACCGATCGACGAAGTACTAGTATTTAAGGTTACGAGAGATGCCAAACTGCACCGAAGGGTCAGGCCCAATAAAGGCCCAAGTGGAGAGATGTCAGAAGATTTCTAACCCTATTTATTGATTCTCAACATTTATTGTTGTTATTCAATATtcatgacccaaaaaaaaaaacatttattgTAACTGTGGACCCATATTTTGGTCGATTGCCTGTGAAATCATTTAAAGCTTACTGCGGTGCGAAACGTTACGGGGATATGTTTTCGCTTAAGtcggattatttttttatttattggatTTTTTTCTACATATGTTAGTTATACGTTAATTtgttgtgaattattgattcgtctcgtttaacaaaaaaaaatttaaaaagtgaaatttattaaccaaactaattttttttcgaataaagaaaaaatatccaaaacaatGAATTCAGTCTATGTTTTAGACTGGAGGAGACAGTTCTAATCGGGGCCGTTTATTTACTGCAATCAATGGTTTAGATGAAGTTTTGCACTTTCATTGATAAGAAGAGTGTATTATTACATAACTTTTGAGTAAGATTACCTAGTAGATTACGATCGTGGCAAATGAGCGGGTATGGGCGGGTTAAAATGAGTCGCGGGTCGATTATGGACGGGTCGATTATGAAGCAAATGGTAAACGGGTTGAAATGGATCGGGCCGGATATGGGTCAAGCCAAACTCAAACCtgcccgacccgacccattttccctcccccttttttttttttccctttcttcctgCTTATTTACTCCAGTTCAAGttggaaaatgtattttatccctccttccctttccttttgatttgtctcaataagaggaatcataaaagtaaaaaattatgattaaaacttaattttttaaaataaaaacgaaaataagccaaaaagacAGAAATTTTaacttaattttgtctttattcaaaaaatgagttttgatcataattttttaccttttctattcctctcaacaagaagaatAGAAAAGTTACAAGAGTTTGACGCataattaacaaatacgaatatttttttgtcttgccCCTTGGGGAGGGAGAAGAATGTTTACGGTTGCGTGGTTTGTAAAGGTTTGGCTAGTAAAGGTGTGGACTCCatattcccaaaaaattgaaattttcaagTCATTTCCTGGCGCAGCTTCTCGATGGATCCGGCTCCCGCATTTTGGTTCTAGGTGGctcttttgtattttgttttgttgttttttttactttggaCCGATGGTGtcctttttatatttatatatgatatatttctttcttgttaaaaaaaaaaaaccgaaaaccAAACGCAAAGGATTAGCACGATCGTTCAATTTAAGCAGCAATTCATTACTCTTAGttttttaaagaagaaaatttccACCATAATAGCAGAAAGGTCAATCACGATCGGTTAACTGAGAGAGTGATCACACAAGCgtaaaaaatactcctatttGTCTTTGGCAGCAGGAGTTTGGGATAAACGTACAAGCAGCAGTTGGATCTTTTAATTCTAACCCATTTTTAACTTATCTAAACCCATGTATAAATGAATTAATATGGGTTCAAtccatatcaacccattatacaatatggatGGATTGAATTGAGTTATAAATGGATGAATTTAAAcgggttaaaaaatatgaattgagATTGCCACATCTAAATCATCCAAACCCTTGAAAACTTTTGCTTTTCTCTAGAAAAAGGGAGACCGTACAATCCTAGTTTAATAGGCTGAATTGGTATGCACATGGTGTGCCCCCTTTTATCCTTGGTCGCATAATCTATCAAATACCCTGTATTTTTGCTCTCAATTCTCGCATTGCACTTGTACTCTCAATTCTCATTTTCACAGATTTTACTAGTTTGGGGTATTTTTCAAAGACATTTCCCAGCTCATGCTCACGAACCCGTAGACGAATTATGTGACTTTTAGCTCCTACCAACCCTGAATGGAGTCAACTGTGAAAAATCAGCATCCTATGCTAATACCTGATCTCACTCATCATTATGGACTTGGACTATTTATGGAAAGTTTAAGATACAATTAATAACCTAACTCCCGAAATTTTCCAGCCATTTCTCACTAACCAACACATCATTTTGGTAGGCCCAGGGACAAACCTAACAGCTGTGATTTCTCAAAATTCTGGTTGGTGCACATGAGAAAATTATTACCACCCAAAAAGTGAACAAAGAATGCACCATAAAACAGGTACACAAGGGGAAGACACAATCAACAGCCAAAAGGCATTGATAGGATTGCTTCCATTGACAATGACAAAGCCAAAAAGAGTGTGGGGAGTGGGGAAAAGGTAAAGAAGTTAAGTGCTATGCATCATCATCTATCACCAAACTTTTCCATAAATCAAGCCTCAAGAGTTTTGACATTCACACTGTAAGATATCTTGTATCCAAAAGAAAGCTAAAGAAACaaatcccaaaaaaagaaagaaaaactcaCAAATTGCAGTAAAGACTGATAGTTGATAGCCCAAATGGTGGTTAGGAGGAGGTTGAGATTGACAAAACAaggtaagaaaaagaaaattgaacaacGCTTGCGAACCCGCTCCTAAAATCGCGATTGTTCTGTTTTCGTTTTCAATTGAAGCGGGCCGAGGTTGCGCAACGGTAGCAGGACAATGTAGAATGACAAAGCCATATCGAAAATCATATCGAAAAATGGAGAAACAATGGTGGAATATGTAGTAAAAACCGGAAACCTAAccgaagaaaagaaaaatagaaagaccAATTCTTCTCCATATATAAGTTGACTGAGTGAGATTGGTGTTAGCACTGATGGCCTCTGCGGCAGCCGAGAACACCTGCACCGGAGGTGATGGAGCCAACCATTGAAGAAGACTTGGCCCCTAGGCTGGAAGCTCTGGCATAGTTAGCCGAGGCTCCGGCCCCGGATGGGGTGAAATAGGCACCATTGAGCAAAAGGTCACCCTCTGACCTCCAATTCCAACCCTTCCATTGACTTGCTGCAGTTTCCACTCTCTTCGTAACCTGCACCAAAACAAGCCTCATCAACATTCAGAACATTCACTACTTTTTGTGGGGAAAAATGAAATACAATCGGCATAAATCCAGAGAACAATTCCATTACGAGAGACCCTACGAATTTCCCATGTTTATTCACCAAATCTCCACACTTTTTCCATAAGGGGAAAATAGAAGTTCACCTCTTTTGCAAATGGATTGGAGGGAGCAAGGTATCTGTTGGCCTGGCTGTTGATGGTGGGGTTAGCACTTCCACCAATTGCATACATCTCCCAGTGAGTGTAGTCATTGTTCACCACATGGAAATACCCATGCCTGCATCTGCAATTTTTCACAAACCAGTTTCATATCAGAAACAATGCTGAAATACAGACCAATATTATCCTGTTCTTCACCTTCTCATTTCTCACCAGAGATCCTCACTTTCATTAATCAAACACAGCCCCAGATCATATCGAAACCAAATTGTTATTTGTATTCAGTAAAACTTGtggaaaaaacagaaaaaaaaaaaattcagtttctGATTGTGCTACTGCTTACATAAAGCTGTGGGAAAAATTCTCATCTCGCATATTTGGAAAAGATATTCCATTATTCCAAGAAATATGTTAAGGTTATGAGTCACTTAGCCGTCTACACAGAGAAAGGTGTCGGTACAAAGTCACGTCTGGTGCAGATATAGACTAGGCTATAAGGGACGGAGTCTCAATTTATGGACCCAGACTACACTAAGGAACAATCTTTTGCATTTTtaaaggacaaaacaagaaaacccAGCTCATATGAAAGGACAAGCTGTATATATATACCTCGGCATTCTCTGGATAAGTCCCTGACCAAAATGGTTGTACGCAATAGTGACTTGCATCTGTTTGTCTCTAACATAGGAATCACTGTGCCCCAACAGCATCACCTAATTTTTCATCACACACAAATCAAAGAAAATCACTCTCCCCATAACCAAACAACCAAATTAAACCAGAGTTCAAATTGCAAAATTTGCATTGAACAAACCTCATTGTGGTGAGTAAAGTGGTTATTAGAAATAGTAATCGCGGTCGAACCCATAACAGCATCAACAAGCCCATCAGCACAATTAGACAGAGAATTATGGTCAACCCAAATATGACTCGACCCAAAAATCGAAACAGCATCACCATCAGCCATTGTCCTCCACCCAAAATGACTAGGTGAGCTCCTCACCATAGCATTCCCAGTGGGTTTACAGTCATGTATATGCAGCCCGTGAATAATCACGTTGGTCACATACTGAATAGTAATGCAAGCACCATTTGCTATGTGAACATTAGCCCCACGCCCATCAATTGTTTTAAAACTGTTCATGATCAGTTCTTGTTTCAGTTGTATGACCATGTCGCGCTTGAACACGATCCAGAGGGG is a window encoding:
- the LOC131318018 gene encoding probable pectate lyase 8, whose translation is MAMAASKKWVSLCSFLLLILLLVGVVAIVQRNQTSASRNEETVDLQSSNNSSSMAATRLEEYGSLNEHAVDDPDEVAAMVEMSIQNSTERRKLGYFSCGTGNPIDDCWRCDSNWHRNRKRLADCGIGFGRNAIGGRDGRFYVVTDPSDNDPVNPRPGTLRHAVIQDKPLWIVFKRDMVIQLKQELIMNSFKTIDGRGANVHIANGACITIQYVTNVIIHGLHIHDCKPTGNAMVRSSPSHFGWRTMADGDAVSIFGSSHIWVDHNSLSNCADGLVDAVMGSTAITISNNHFTHHNEVMLLGHSDSYVRDKQMQVTIAYNHFGQGLIQRMPRCRHGYFHVVNNDYTHWEMYAIGGSANPTINSQANRYLAPSNPFAKEVTKRVETAASQWKGWNWRSEGDLLLNGAYFTPSGAGASANYARASSLGAKSSSMVGSITSGAGVLGCRRGHQC